CCGAGGAGGTCCAGGCGGGTCAGGGCCACCGTCGCCATGGCCACCACCTCCTCGGCCATACGGTCCACCAGCGAGCGGGCCACCGGGTCGCCGCCGGTGGCCGTGGCGAAGAGGACCGGGGTCAGCTCATGGCGGCGGACGGCCGGGATGTGCCCCAGGTGCAGGGCCTCGACCAGGGCGTACACGGAGTCCAGGCCGAAGTGCGCGGGCAGCGTCTCGGCGAGTGCCGTGGGACCGCCCCGGCCGTCCTCGGCACGGGCCGCGTGCCACATCGCCTCCTCGGCCAGGCCCCAACCGCCGCCCCAGTCCCCGGAGATACGCCCCAGCGCGGGGAAGCGGGCGGTGCGGCCGTCCGGGCGCATGCCGACGCAGTTCACGCCGGCACCGCACACCACGGCCACGCCCCGGGGCTCGGCCACGCCGGCCCGCAGGATCGCGAAGGTGTCGTTGCGGACCTCGACGGTCGTGCCCCACGCGCGCGTGCGCAGCGCCGCCGCCAGTCCCTGCTCCTCCACGGGGAAGTCGGCGTTCGCGAGGCACGCCGAGACATGGTCGACCGAGCCGACGCCGGCCTCGGCGAAGGCCCGCCGTACGACGTCCGCGAGGCCGTCGACCGCTACGGTCACCCCGACCGTCGGCGGCTGGAACCCGCCGCCGCGCGCCGTGCCCATCACCTCCCCGTCGGGCGC
The DNA window shown above is from Streptomyces akebiae and carries:
- a CDS encoding N-acetylglucosamine kinase, which gives rise to MLAVDAGNSKTDVAVIAPDGEVMGTARGGGFQPPTVGVTVAVDGLADVVRRAFAEAGVGSVDHVSACLANADFPVEEQGLAAALRTRAWGTTVEVRNDTFAILRAGVAEPRGVAVVCGAGVNCVGMRPDGRTARFPALGRISGDWGGGWGLAEEAMWHAARAEDGRGGPTALAETLPAHFGLDSVYALVEALHLGHIPAVRRHELTPVLFATATGGDPVARSLVDRMAEEVVAMATVALTRLDLLGEETPVLLGGGVLATRHPLLDARIREALAAAAPKAVPRVVTAAPVLGAALLGLDHVGAPRGVHARVRAHYERG